Genomic window (Acidobacteriota bacterium):
TGGATCACAGAACACGGATCCTAGTATCCATTCACCCTGTAATGGAAGTCGCCATTCCACTTCAAGGAGTGCCATCATGACCCATCGCTTCGATCGCCGGTCGCTGCTCCGGCGCGGACTCGGCTGGGGCGCCGGCGCCCTGCTGGCCGGCCGCTTCAGCCAGGCGGCCCATGCCGTGGCCGCCGGCGCTGTCGAGCGGCTCACCCATTCTGCCCGGCCCGACCTGGCCGTGGTCACGGGCGACGATTACGCCGCCGCCGCCGTCGAGGCAGTGCGGCTGCTGGGCGGCATGGCGCAGTTCGTCCCCAAGGGCGCGCGGGTAGCCATCCTGCCCAACGCCCAGCGGAACAACCCGGGGGTGTACACCAGCCCGGCCGTCGTCCGGGCGGTGGTCCGGATGTGCCGGGCGGCGGGCGCCCGCGAGGTGAACTGCCTCACCTGGCTTCCCGAGAAGAACTGGCTCGACACGGGCCTGGCTGCGGCTGTCCGCGAGGAGGGGGCAAAGCTGGTGCTGGTGGACATGAAGGATCCGGCCCGGTTCCGCCCGGTGCCGGTGCCGCGGGGCGAGGCGCTGAAGGAGGCGGCGATCATGGACGCCTTCTTCGACCATGACGTCCTCATCAACCTGCCCATCACCAAGGACCATGCCGGCAACAAATTCACCGGCACGCTGAAGAATCTCATGGGACTGAACTCGCCGTCGAACAACCGCACCTTCCACCGCGCCGACTGGCAGACGAACCCGGACTCCATCGCGCACCTGGAGCAATGCATCGCCGATCTGAACACCGTGATCACGCCCGCCCTCTGCCTCGTGGACGCCACCGAGTTCATTATCACCAACGGCCCGTTCGGCCCCGGCGAGCTGCTCAAGCGGCGGCAGGTCGTCGCCGGCACGGACCGTGTGGCCATCGACAGCTACTGCTGCACCCTCTGGGGCCTGAAACCCGGCGACATTGTCGCCATCCAGCGCGCCGCCGCCCACGGACTGGGC
Coding sequences:
- a CDS encoding DUF362 domain-containing protein: MTHRFDRRSLLRRGLGWGAGALLAGRFSQAAHAVAAGAVERLTHSARPDLAVVTGDDYAAAAVEAVRLLGGMAQFVPKGARVAILPNAQRNNPGVYTSPAVVRAVVRMCRAAGAREVNCLTWLPEKNWLDTGLAAAVREEGAKLVLVDMKDPARFRPVPVPRGEALKEAAIMDAFFDHDVLINLPITKDHAGNKFTGTLKNLMGLNSPSNNRTFHRADWQTNPDSIAHLEQCIADLNTVITPALCLVDATEFIITNGPFGPGELLKRRQVVAGTDRVAIDSYCCTLWGLKPGDIVAIQRAAAHGLGEKDPGRVRRMEKSL